Sequence from the Nocardia brasiliensis genome:
GCAGCGCGACCGGGATCGCCACCAGCAGTGCCGCGTACAGCGCGATGTCGGCGGGAGCGCGTTCGGTGCCCTTGGTCATCGGCACCCGATCCGGCCACGGTGGCAGCCGAATCGTCTTGGGCCGCAACCAATACAGGATCGAACCGAACGGCGGGAAGAACCTGTTGTTCAGCGGGCCGAATCCGCAGCCGAGCCCGACCACCTCGAACAGCAGCGTATACAGCACCACTTTTTGGAAGACGATCGGCTCCGACCACCATTGCCCGATGTCGGTGAATCCGTCGATGCCTTTGGTGGCCAGCACGATCGACCAGCCGCCGAGCAGGTAACAAAAGATCTTGGCCACATAGCACAGATGCAGCGCGATCGGGGTGCCGAAACCCACCTCGGCCCAATGCCGGGCCATCGGCCGAATCCGTTCGCCGCGTGTGCCTTTGCGCCATTCCGGCAGATCGACCACCGGCAGGTCGGGCTCGAGAAATCCCATCAGCGCGCTCCGATCGACAACGCCGGGGCCCGCCGAATCAGGACCTCGCGGTCCCTGGATACGTTGGCAGTCGCGACATTTGCTGTCAATCGACCGGCCCGGCTCGCGCACTCACCGGGACGGTCGGTTGACAGGTGTGCGGTTCGAGTGAGCGCTGGCGCGCTACTCCTTGGAGTAGTCCGTGCTCAGCCACTTCTCCGGCCGCAGGCTGACCAGGATCGAGGCCTCGGAGAGGTACTGGGCGGCGAAGGCCTTGCCTTCTTCTGGACCGAGGTAGCGCTCGGCGATGGCCAGGACATCGGCTTCGGTGGCGCGCTCGATGCTGGTGACCGTGCCCTCCACCGTGACGTACCGGTACGGCGGCTGCTCCACCTGCGCGGTGAGCGCGAAGCGGCCCGCGGCCCGGATCAGGCGCTCCTTCACCGATCCGTTGTCGGTCCAGATCTTCACCTCGCCGCCCGGTTCGTACCCGTACCAGATCGGCACCGCGAGCGGCGCGCGATCGGCGCGTTCGATCGCGATCACCCCCACGTGCAGCTCCGCCAGGAACTTCTCCCGTTCATCGCTGGTCATCTTCGCCATCGCAGATCCTTTCGGTAGGCAGTGTCCTCCACGACGAACCTTGCGACACCGGGATCTATTCCGTATGCCGGAAGATCGAAATTCGCTATTGCGTGATGAGCAATGCGAGAAAATGATCTCACCGTGAATGGCGAGGAATGCCGGTGGTGCGAGTCTATTTCGTTATTTACGGTCCCCAGTTGCCTCCCCACTCCTGTGCACTCGACCAATTATATGGCGGCGCTTTAAAGTTCGAATACCTACCGCATCGAGCCGAAATTTTGGCCGACTATTGCCCATTCCGGGCACAGGGAGTCACCCATGTTCAACAGAAGAATGCTGTCCATCCTCACGGCGGCAGGTCTGGCACCGTTCGTCGTCGCCGTGCTGCCCGCGGGGCCTGCCAACGCGCACGGCTATATTTCGTCGCCTGCCAGCAGGCAGGCGCAGTGCGCGCAGAACCAATTGCCCTGCGGCCCCATCAAATGGGAGCCGCAGAGCGTCGAGGGCCCCAAAGGGCAGCGCAATTGCAGCGCCGGTGACCGGCGCTGGGCCGAACTCGACGACGACAGCAAGCCGTGGAAGGTCCACCAGGTCGGCAGTACGGTGACCTTCACCTGGACCTTCACCGCCCGCCACCGTACCACCAACTACGAGTACTGGATCGGCAACACCAAGGTCGCCGATATCAGCGGCAACAACCGGCCGCCGGGTGCGACCGAGACGCACACCGTCAATCTCGGCAGCTTCACCGGAAAGCAGAAGTTGCGCAGCGTGTGGAATATCGCCGATACGCCGAATGCCTTCTACTCCTGCGTCGATCTGCAGATCGGCCGGTAGTCGGCTCAGGCCAACTGACCCATCTCGCTGGCGAACCCGGACCGGCCCTCGGGCGGCTCCTGCGCGCTCGGATAAGCAGCGCGTAGCCGCCGTTGCGCCGCCGGGCTCGCCGCGAGATGGTCCAGCCCGAGCAGCGCGGCGCCGAGAACCGGTGGGGCAACGACGATTCGTGGCTCCGCCAACGGCGCCGCCGCGGTCAGCCTGGCCCGGATGTTGTCGATCAGCAGCGGTTGCCGCGCGGCAAGCACGCCACCACCCAGGATCACCGGGGTCGGTTCGTCGAGCAGCTCGAGTTTGCGCAGGGCGACCAGCGCGAGCCTGGTGATCTCGTCGGCTTGCCGATCGATCAGCCGCAGCGCGGTCGGGTCGCCCGCCGCCGCCACCTCGAACAGCACCGGAACCAGCTCGTGCAGCCGGGGTTCGGGCAGCTGACCCAGGTGGATCGCCTCGGCGACCGCGTTGGCCCCGGCCAGCCCGAAGTACTCGCCGATGGCGTCGGACAGTGCCGTCGGCTCGCCCCTGCCGTCCTCGGCGCGTGCGGCGTACCACATCGCCGCCGCCGACATTCCGCCCCCGCCACCCCAATCTCCGGTGAGCACGCCGAGCGCGGGGAAGCGTGCGGTGCGCCCGTCCGGTCGCATTCCGGCGCAGTTGATCCCGGCGCCGCAGACCACCGCGACGCCGCACGGACCGTCGGTGCCCGCGCGCAACAGGCCGAAGGTGTCGTTGGCTACGCCGACCGAGAGCCCCCACGGCCTGCCCGCGATGGCGGCGTGGAATCGGCGCTCCTCGATCGGCAGGTCGACGTTGGCCATGCAGGCGCTCACCCGGGTGGTGAGGATGCGGCCCCGAGCGAGTCCGGCTTGTTCGGCGACGGCGTCGACCAGCGGGGTGAGCCCGGCGATCGCCTGCTCGGCACCGTCGCGATACGGCTGATAGCCGCCGCCGCGGACCGCGGCGAGGACCGATCCGTCGATCGCGACCAGAGCCACGTCGGTCTTGCTGTTGCCCGCGTCGATCGCAAGCACGCCAGGAACCTGCTCGTTCTGTGGGAGTTTCATCAAACGCTTCCCCCGCCAGCAGTGCACGGTGTTGGTCGGCATGGTCACGCCCAGCTCAGGTGTGCGCGGTTGTGCGCGATCAGCCGGTCGGTGAGCTGCTCGGCCAGCTCGTACTGGCCGACCAGTGGATGGGCGAGCAGCGCGTCGAAGACGAGTTCGCGCCCGCCCTCGACCGCGGCACGCAACGCCAGCCGTTCGTAGGCGGTCACGTGCGCGACCAGACCGCCGAAGCGGGGGTCAAGCGGTGGCTGCGGCAGCGGGTGGACCCCGGTCGCGTCCACCCGCGCGGGCACCTCGATCACCGCGTCGTCGGGCAGCGACGGCAGGGTGCCGTCGTTGCGGGTGTTGACCACCTGCACGCCCGCCCCGGCGCCGGTACCGAGCAGCGCGGCGATCAGCTGCACCGCGGCCTCGGAATAGAAAGCGCCACCGCGTTTTCCGAGCAGTTCGGGTTTCGTGTCCAGGGTCGGGTCGGCGTACATGGCCAGCAGTTGCCGCTCCAGCTCGGCCACTTCGGCGGCTCGCGAGCCCTTCGCGCGCAGCTCCTCGACGACGGTGTCGTGCTGGTAGAAGTACCGCAGGTAGTACGACGGGACGACGCCGAGATGCCGCAGCAGTGCGAGCGGCAGGCGGGTGTCGGCGGCGATGTCCGCGCCGAAATCGGCGAGCAGTTTGGGCAGCGCCTCGTAACCTGTTGTCGCGCCGGGACTATCGAGCACGGTGACGCCACGCTCCCAGGTGAGGTGATTGAGCCCGACGTGGTCGAGCCGAACCAGATCCGGCTCGACACCCAGGTGCGCCGCGAACTTTCGCTGGAAGTCGATGGCCACGTTGCACAGTCCGACGGCCTTGTGCCCGGCCGTCTGCAAGGCCCGTGTGACGATGCCGACCGGGTTGGTGAAATCGATGATCCAGGCATCCGGGTTGGCCCTGCGGATGTGCTCGGCGAGCTCGAGCACCACCGGCACGGTGCGCAGCGCCTTGGCCAGACCGCCCGCACCGGTGGTTTCCTGTCCGACGCAACCACATTCGAGCGGCCAGGTCTCGTCCTCGGTGCGCGCCGCCTGCCCGCCGACGCGCAGCTGGAGCAGCACGGCGTCGGCGCCGTCGGCCCCGGCCGCGACCGACGGCGCGGTGGACACCCGGACCCCGCTGCCCTGTTTCTCGAACATCCGCCGGGCCAGCGCGGCGATCAAGGCCACCCGTTCGGTCGCCGGGTCGATCAGGATGATCTCGTCGATCGGCAGGGTGTCGCGCAGCCGCGTGAAACCATCGATCAGCTCGGGTGTGTAGGTGGAACCGCCGCCGACGACGGCCAATTTCAGTGCGGGCATCAGCCTTTCACCCCTGTCAGTGTCACGCCTTCGATGAAAGCCTTCTGCGCGAAGAAGAAGATGATGATCACCGGAGCCATCACCAGGACGGTGGCGGCCATGGTGAGGTTCCAGTTGGTGTGGTGGGCGGCCTTGAACGATTCCAGCCCATAGCTGAGCGTCCACGCGCCCGGGTTCTCGCTGGCATAGATCTGCGGTCCGAAATAGTCGTTCCAGCAATAGAAGAACTGGAACAGCGTCACCGCGGCGATGGCCGGGCGCGCCATCGGCAGCACGATCCGCAACAGAATGCGCAATTCACCGCAGCCGTCGATGCGCGCGGCCTCGAGATAGTCGTCGGGAATGGTCAGCAAGAACTGACGCAGCAGGAATATCGAGAACGCCTCGCCGAAGGCCAGCGGGATGATCAGCGGCCACAGCGAGCCGGTGAGATGAAACTGCTTGGACCACACCAGGTACATGGGGATTACGGTGACCTGCGGCGGCAGCATCATCATCGAGATGACCGCCATCAACGCTAGATTGCGGCCGCGGAAGCGGAATTTCGCGAGCGCGTAGGCCGCCGGAATGCTCGACAGCAGCGTCAGCGCCGTCCCCGCGCCCGCGTACAGCAGCGTGTTGCGCCACCAGCCGAGAAAGCCCGGCGTCCGCCACACCTCGACGTAGTTGCGCCACTGCCACTGCGCGGGCCACAGATCCGAGGTCAGCGCCTGTCTGTCTGTCATCACCGAG
This genomic interval carries:
- a CDS encoding carbohydrate ABC transporter permease encodes the protein MTMATTLPAPVLPDRIEPKGTRRKGVLNWVALHSIAIAVALLFILPFVFVFLTSVMTDRQALTSDLWPAQWQWRNYVEVWRTPGFLGWWRNTLLYAGAGTALTLLSSIPAAYALAKFRFRGRNLALMAVISMMMLPPQVTVIPMYLVWSKQFHLTGSLWPLIIPLAFGEAFSIFLLRQFLLTIPDDYLEAARIDGCGELRILLRIVLPMARPAIAAVTLFQFFYCWNDYFGPQIYASENPGAWTLSYGLESFKAAHHTNWNLTMAATVLVMAPVIIIFFFAQKAFIEGVTLTGVKG
- a CDS encoding N-acetylglucosamine kinase, with amino-acid sequence MKLPQNEQVPGVLAIDAGNSKTDVALVAIDGSVLAAVRGGGYQPYRDGAEQAIAGLTPLVDAVAEQAGLARGRILTTRVSACMANVDLPIEERRFHAAIAGRPWGLSVGVANDTFGLLRAGTDGPCGVAVVCGAGINCAGMRPDGRTARFPALGVLTGDWGGGGGMSAAAMWYAARAEDGRGEPTALSDAIGEYFGLAGANAVAEAIHLGQLPEPRLHELVPVLFEVAAAGDPTALRLIDRQADEITRLALVALRKLELLDEPTPVILGGGVLAARQPLLIDNIRARLTAAAPLAEPRIVVAPPVLGAALLGLDHLAASPAAQRRLRAAYPSAQEPPEGRSGFASEMGQLA
- a CDS encoding pyridoxamine 5'-phosphate oxidase family protein; protein product: MAKMTSDEREKFLAELHVGVIAIERADRAPLAVPIWYGYEPGGEVKIWTDNGSVKERLIRAAGRFALTAQVEQPPYRYVTVEGTVTSIERATEADVLAIAERYLGPEEGKAFAAQYLSEASILVSLRPEKWLSTDYSKE
- a CDS encoding lytic polysaccharide monooxygenase auxiliary activity family 9 protein; this translates as MFNRRMLSILTAAGLAPFVVAVLPAGPANAHGYISSPASRQAQCAQNQLPCGPIKWEPQSVEGPKGQRNCSAGDRRWAELDDDSKPWKVHQVGSTVTFTWTFTARHRTTNYEYWIGNTKVADISGNNRPPGATETHTVNLGSFTGKQKLRSVWNIADTPNAFYSCVDLQIGR
- a CDS encoding 6-phospho-beta-glucosidase, encoding MPALKLAVVGGGSTYTPELIDGFTRLRDTLPIDEIILIDPATERVALIAALARRMFEKQGSGVRVSTAPSVAAGADGADAVLLQLRVGGQAARTEDETWPLECGCVGQETTGAGGLAKALRTVPVVLELAEHIRRANPDAWIIDFTNPVGIVTRALQTAGHKAVGLCNVAIDFQRKFAAHLGVEPDLVRLDHVGLNHLTWERGVTVLDSPGATTGYEALPKLLADFGADIAADTRLPLALLRHLGVVPSYYLRYFYQHDTVVEELRAKGSRAAEVAELERQLLAMYADPTLDTKPELLGKRGGAFYSEAAVQLIAALLGTGAGAGVQVVNTRNDGTLPSLPDDAVIEVPARVDATGVHPLPQPPLDPRFGGLVAHVTAYERLALRAAVEGGRELVFDALLAHPLVGQYELAEQLTDRLIAHNRAHLSWA